From a single Leptidea sinapis chromosome 19, ilLepSina1.1, whole genome shotgun sequence genomic region:
- the LOC126969735 gene encoding uncharacterized protein LOC126969735 isoform X1, producing MLLKIEACMILLLYLTGILFMLLFPPRNFIQSGAKLRSVRSVGGSRKFSHFVDQKILEGVTDRMAVENLETVRTVRLKPPTAANNSIIAIELQSDAQTKKPGILIIGALNAMAWGATNAILELADKLLFDANYQTPFFNDYDWYFVPLANPDGVHFTRNMQSLRPIDSAVWSRNVTARNQTRPSHWYKNTEEEHGHKCFGININRNFAFHWQDTDDVRKLPDVCSQTYSGKRPFSSAESQAIRSYLHTIGDEIDMAILLHASFIPKKEYIMYPWRFALRLPSNYKTLQAIGEYAATQSRLPDGRLYEVHQESNEGLVAGCLTDYLAGVIGTDLVFVIKPYHPKYPNITDADTLELFVKKSISAILSLVRGWRSSTKQNTLSFFGRNVEF from the exons ATGTTACTGAAAATAGAAGCgtgtatgatattattattatatttgacggGCATATTATTTATGCTTTTATTTCCACCACGAAATTTCATTCA ATCCGGTGCAAAGCTCAGGAGTGTGAGGAGTGTTGGAGGTTCTAGGAAATTTTCTCATTTTGTTGATCAAAAGATATTAGAAGGTGTCACTGATCGTATGGCTGTAGAAAACCTTGAAACAGTTCGGACAGTGCGTTTAAAGCCACCCACAGCagcaaataatagtattatagcAATAGAACTACAAAGCGACGCGCAGACAAAGAAACCTGGCATACTCATAATTGGAG CGCTTAATGCAATGGCCTGGGGTGCAACGAACGCTATACTCGAATTGgcagataaattactatttgATGCTAATTATCAGACACCATTCTTCAACGATTATGATTG GTATTTTGTACCTTTAGCAAATCCAGATGGTGTTCATTTTACACGTAACATGCAATCTTTGCGCCCCATTGATAGTGCGGTGTGGTCGAGAAATGTTACCGCACGCAATCAAACACGACCTTCACACTGGTACAAAAATACCGAAGAAGAACATGGGCATAAGTGTTTCGGAATAAATATTAATCGAAATTTTGCATTTCATTGGCAAG ATACCGATGATGTCCGTAAACTACCAGATGTCTGTTCGCAAACTTATTCTGGCAAGAGACCGTTCTCATCGGCCGAGAGCCAGGCTATCCGCTCTTACTTACACACTATTGGCGACGAGATCGATATGGCAATACTCTTGCACGCAAGTTTTATACCTAAAAAG gaatatattatgtatcccTGGAGATTTGCGTTGCGATTGCCTAGTAACTACAAAACATTGCAAGCCATTGGAGAGTACGCGGCGACACAGTCAAGACTACCAGACGGCCGTCTGTACGAg GTGCACCAAGAGAGCAACGAAGGTCTGGTAGCTGGATGTCTTACCGACTACTTGGCAGGAGTTATTGGAACGGACCTCGTTTTTGTTATTAAGCCTTATCATCCCAAATACCCTAACATAACGGACGCAGATACATTGG aaTTATTTGTGAAGAAGTCTATTTCGGCGATTTTAAGCTTAGTTCGAGGTTGGCGGAGTAGCACGAAGCAGAACACGTTGTCCTTTTTTGGAAGAAATGttgagttttaa
- the LOC126969735 gene encoding zinc carboxypeptidase A 1-like isoform X2: protein MAVENLETVRTVRLKPPTAANNSIIAIELQSDAQTKKPGILIIGALNAMAWGATNAILELADKLLFDANYQTPFFNDYDWYFVPLANPDGVHFTRNMQSLRPIDSAVWSRNVTARNQTRPSHWYKNTEEEHGHKCFGININRNFAFHWQDTDDVRKLPDVCSQTYSGKRPFSSAESQAIRSYLHTIGDEIDMAILLHASFIPKKEYIMYPWRFALRLPSNYKTLQAIGEYAATQSRLPDGRLYEVHQESNEGLVAGCLTDYLAGVIGTDLVFVIKPYHPKYPNITDADTLELFVKKSISAILSLVRGWRSSTKQNTLSFFGRNVEF, encoded by the exons ATGGCTGTAGAAAACCTTGAAACAGTTCGGACAGTGCGTTTAAAGCCACCCACAGCagcaaataatagtattatagcAATAGAACTACAAAGCGACGCGCAGACAAAGAAACCTGGCATACTCATAATTGGAG CGCTTAATGCAATGGCCTGGGGTGCAACGAACGCTATACTCGAATTGgcagataaattactatttgATGCTAATTATCAGACACCATTCTTCAACGATTATGATTG GTATTTTGTACCTTTAGCAAATCCAGATGGTGTTCATTTTACACGTAACATGCAATCTTTGCGCCCCATTGATAGTGCGGTGTGGTCGAGAAATGTTACCGCACGCAATCAAACACGACCTTCACACTGGTACAAAAATACCGAAGAAGAACATGGGCATAAGTGTTTCGGAATAAATATTAATCGAAATTTTGCATTTCATTGGCAAG ATACCGATGATGTCCGTAAACTACCAGATGTCTGTTCGCAAACTTATTCTGGCAAGAGACCGTTCTCATCGGCCGAGAGCCAGGCTATCCGCTCTTACTTACACACTATTGGCGACGAGATCGATATGGCAATACTCTTGCACGCAAGTTTTATACCTAAAAAG gaatatattatgtatcccTGGAGATTTGCGTTGCGATTGCCTAGTAACTACAAAACATTGCAAGCCATTGGAGAGTACGCGGCGACACAGTCAAGACTACCAGACGGCCGTCTGTACGAg GTGCACCAAGAGAGCAACGAAGGTCTGGTAGCTGGATGTCTTACCGACTACTTGGCAGGAGTTATTGGAACGGACCTCGTTTTTGTTATTAAGCCTTATCATCCCAAATACCCTAACATAACGGACGCAGATACATTGG aaTTATTTGTGAAGAAGTCTATTTCGGCGATTTTAAGCTTAGTTCGAGGTTGGCGGAGTAGCACGAAGCAGAACACGTTGTCCTTTTTTGGAAGAAATGttgagttttaa
- the LOC126969742 gene encoding uncharacterized protein LOC126969742 — MIYRLFLILLVVNNIYLATCFSGNHSKDDQCSKCTWSLFRRKRAYTEYTRWYANAETTQEFIVNVLEDDMTNPKIKPIVAVNIEPIKKAEEKIIIGATLPTTETTNDLFADYTRFIIPTPIVSRYGDPVLTSVSHKNLPPVKPKLRKGEQQIGPIKTYGGDRTHHDESPPAVPKFISRSNSRLIQQYAPLASVKFTKQTSLGPLTPRNEKKFVLHRTQKFPTRTSLIYTNAQDDTSTDNVYLSRTSLTPTTLKSNFIDDDDDDVNFQITKDTYSSDYTTAHKQRFDLKTASDSDSSYNDIEDEDNNIEGTSVKIKTDVLANEYEFDGTSQFNIGKSEIEQSMIPTTAADVDTPVNDKDDEYENEMKSLSIQFPEIIAPPKSEDVKRNKTKCNLNKIRPFSFNRPRTLHEITTQLLHWAEVSPVAKLVDITYSNYTVMENPIYMMLVDDLSRGQIISAKQTVMIVAGIQGRDHHAVSAALYLLYQLIDKSDSHTDLLTKYRFWIIPVFNPDGYDYSMTFPKRREWAKNLRQDWDSCKGRDSCNDCSLYGLRCTIHACYGVNLDRNFEYQWIPHEELRSEHACGGLYSGARQLSEAETRAFTQFLHEQKTPLYTFIAFKEGDVLGVMYPYSHTKKKRAFDHIYRQRALRAAAAAYSISSRPYVAGQTSEFLPLYAGGIEDWVDGHLGIDNTYTVMLYRPTDSYSSKLITERVVHEAYAAVHTLLLENVEPLGPPPVVLTRAHGSIRTYSINVILLPFCFTFILKY; from the exons atgatTTATAGACTATTTTTAATCCTATtagtagttaataatatatatttggctACATGTTTTAGTGGTAATCACAGTAAAGATGATCAATGCTCCAAGTGTACGTGGTCGT TGTTTCGACGTAAAAGAGCATATACTGAATATACGAGGTGGTACGCAAATGCTGAAACAACGCAAgaatttattgtaaatgtgtTGGAAGATGATATGACAAATCCAAAAATAAAACCTATTGTAGCTGTGAATATAGAGCCTATAAAAAAAGCGGAAGAAAAAATCATAATAGGAGCTACGTTACCAACAACAGAAACAACTAATGATTTGTTTGCAGATTATACAAGATTTATAATACCCACTCCAATAGTGTCGCGTTATGGAGATCCAGTTCTAACATCTGTATCTCACAAAAATTTACCTCCCGTAAAACCCAAAT tgcgCAAAGGTGAACAACAAATTGGTCCAATTAAAACATATGGTGGAGACCGAACGCATCACGATGAAAGTCCTCCAGCAGTACCTAAATTTATTTCAAGGTCTAACTCTCGTTTAATACAGCAGTATGCACCTTTGGCTTCGGTTAAGTTTACAAAACAAACGAGTCTGGGACCACTCACTCCACGAAATGAAAAGAAATTT GTCCTACATAGAACTCAAAAATTTCCTACACGAACATCATTAATTTACACGAACGCGCAGGACGATACTAGTACTGATAATGTGTACCTTTCCCGGACGTCTCTCACACCAACTACGCTAAAATCCAACTttattgatgatgatgatgatgacgtaAATTTCCAAATCACAAAAGATACTTACAGCAGCGATTATACAACAGCTCATAAACAAAGATTTGATCTAAAAACAGCATCAGACTCAGACTCATCATATAATGACATAGAGGATGAAGATAATAATATCGAAGGCACTAGTGTGAAAATTAAAACAGATGTTTTGGCTAATGAATACGAATTTGATGGTACTAGTCAATTTAATATTGGAAAATCTGAAATTGAACAAAGTATGATACCAACTACAGCTGCTGATGTAGATACACCTGTAAATGATAAGGATGATGAATATGAAAATGAGATGAAATCGCTCTCAATACAATTTCCAGAAATAATAGCTCCTCCTAAAAGCGAAGATGTAAagcgaaataaaacaaaatgtaatcTGAACAAAATTAGACCGTTTTCTTTTAATAGACCGCGTACACTTCACGAG ATTACAACGCAGCTATTGCACTGGGCAGAAGTGAGCCCTGTAGCAAAATTGGTAGATATAACCTACAGTAACTACACAGTAATGGAAAATCCAATTTATATGATGTTAGTGGACGACCTTAGCAGGGGTCAAATCATTTCTGCCAAGCAAACTGTTATGATCGTTGCTG GTATCCAGGGTAGAGACCATCACGCGGTGTCTGCTGCCTTATACTTACTATACCAGCTGATAGACAAGAGCGACTCTCATACAGACCTCCTTACCAAGTATCGTTTCTGGATAATTCCTGTCTTCAATCCTGATGGCTACGATTACTCCATGACATTTCCAAAG AGAAGGGAGTGGGCGAAAAACCTTCGTCAGGATTGGGATTCATGCAAGGGTCGAGATTCGTGCAATGATTGCAGCTTGTATGGTCTCAGATGCACAATACACGCATGTTATGGTGTTAACCTCGATCGGAATTTCGAATATCAATGGATACCAC ATGAGGAGTTGCGGTCAGAGCACGCTTGTGGTGGGCTGTACTCCGGAGCCCGGCAGCTGAGCGAGGCTGAGACCAGGGCCTTCACGCAATTCTTACACGAACAGAAGACTCCTTTGTACACTTTCATTGCCTTCAAAGAGGGTGATGTACtt GGCGTGATGTATCCATATTCCCATACAAAAAAGAAAAGAGCTTTTGATCATATCTAT AGACAGCGAGCCCTACGTGCAGCCGCAGCTGCCTACAGCATCAGCAGTAGACCCTATGTCGCTGGACAGACTTCAGAGTTTCTAC CTCTGTATGCTGGTGGCATCGAAGACTGGGTGGACGGCCATCTGGGTATTGATAATACTTATACCGTCATGTTGTACCGACCCACCGACTCCTACAGCTCAAAGTTAATAACAGAG